The Halomonas sp. KG2 genome contains a region encoding:
- a CDS encoding methyl-accepting chemotaxis protein, whose amino-acid sequence MTARWKSLPLRLRLFISFGTVLALAMLLALYLQARSHSQARLENLLNEELPTQVESLATRLTLRLSPALALSESLADSYFIEQWVRNGMPDTDQPDVMRYLSRLMEQLDTELLFIAAQYQGRGYYFQYRDGEFLERTLQAPGGDDDWYYQFTDSGTAYNLNLDSDTFSPEEAFVFLNFRSREQALNGRPLIVAGAGLDLSRLAQLIEDFRLGETGRAALLNAEGELLIRSDETSLAALQSQESASLLQDEKELRVHEIQRDNHTFLVSTRWLPELQRYLMIEVSKEEYLSSIRERFFASTGFGLVILLGGLIILYPLTGSLIRPLTRLQRQLKEITNSLDLSRRVDTDDQAEIGDLANQTNELLARLSRTIMAVSNNALALTQVADRLAQTAGLSGIQGGDISHEANQTMAAAVEEMASSVAEITSTMEELSTSSTQIADHSQSVVEVANQTLERSRKGSTAMQLLQSKMQDIRSDSEQSLTEIMALGAKSKQISKVMELINTLAAQTKLIAFNAALEASSAGESGRRFSVVANEIRRLADSVTDSTQEIEGHTEEIQNAINRLVVASEKGASSIEKGVEVSINTAQDLDALLKAASQTSSAAQQISLSTQQQKTASNQVVIALRDIDTASSRNAQSVRSITEISQDMIDMSAELNALVQEFTLAQQDANHQRPS is encoded by the coding sequence AGCCAGGCGCGCTTGGAAAACTTGCTAAACGAAGAGCTGCCTACTCAGGTAGAGAGCCTTGCCACCCGGCTAACGCTTAGGTTGAGCCCAGCGCTAGCGTTGTCAGAAAGCCTAGCCGACAGCTACTTCATTGAGCAGTGGGTGCGCAACGGGATGCCAGACACCGACCAGCCGGACGTCATGCGCTATTTGTCACGTTTGATGGAACAGCTCGACACCGAACTGTTGTTTATCGCGGCTCAATATCAAGGACGCGGCTACTACTTCCAGTACCGCGATGGAGAGTTTCTAGAGCGGACGCTACAAGCGCCAGGCGGCGATGATGACTGGTACTATCAGTTTACCGATAGCGGTACTGCTTATAATCTAAACCTAGACAGCGATACTTTTTCACCTGAAGAAGCGTTCGTCTTTTTAAATTTCCGTAGTCGTGAACAGGCACTCAATGGCCGCCCTCTTATTGTTGCTGGTGCGGGGCTAGATCTTTCTCGATTGGCGCAGCTAATTGAAGACTTTCGACTCGGCGAAACCGGACGCGCCGCGTTACTCAATGCGGAAGGGGAGCTACTTATTCGCAGTGACGAAACGTCACTGGCTGCTCTTCAAAGCCAGGAATCAGCCAGCCTATTGCAAGATGAGAAAGAACTTCGTGTACACGAAATCCAACGTGATAATCATACCTTTTTAGTCTCCACCCGCTGGCTACCCGAGCTGCAGCGCTACTTGATGATTGAAGTTTCTAAAGAGGAGTATTTAAGCTCCATCAGAGAACGATTTTTTGCATCGACGGGCTTCGGGCTTGTGATCCTTTTAGGCGGGTTAATTATTTTATACCCACTTACCGGCAGCTTGATCCGCCCCTTAACTCGCCTTCAACGCCAACTTAAAGAGATTACCAACAGCCTCGATTTATCCCGCCGCGTAGACACCGATGATCAGGCTGAAATTGGCGATTTAGCGAATCAGACTAATGAGCTGCTAGCACGCTTATCTCGAACCATTATGGCGGTTTCCAACAACGCACTGGCACTCACTCAAGTGGCCGATCGCTTAGCCCAAACGGCGGGCCTGTCGGGCATTCAAGGCGGGGACATTAGTCATGAAGCGAACCAGACGATGGCCGCCGCTGTAGAAGAAATGGCCTCGTCAGTGGCTGAGATAACCTCGACCATGGAGGAGCTTTCAACCTCATCCACACAAATCGCTGATCATTCGCAATCTGTGGTAGAAGTAGCCAATCAAACGCTTGAACGCAGCCGTAAGGGCAGCACAGCGATGCAACTGCTGCAGTCAAAAATGCAGGATATTCGCAGCGACAGCGAACAGAGCTTGACAGAAATCATGGCACTGGGCGCTAAGTCTAAACAAATCAGCAAGGTCATGGAGCTGATCAATACCCTTGCTGCGCAAACTAAACTGATTGCGTTTAATGCCGCACTAGAGGCATCAAGTGCGGGCGAGTCAGGTCGCCGTTTCTCTGTTGTTGCAAACGAAATACGTCGTTTGGCGGATAGTGTTACTGACTCAACCCAAGAGATAGAAGGCCACACCGAAGAAATTCAAAATGCGATCAATCGTTTAGTTGTCGCCTCTGAAAAGGGAGCGTCTTCGATAGAGAAAGGCGTTGAGGTCAGTATTAATACCGCTCAAGACCTGGATGCACTACTCAAAGCGGCGAGCCAAACCAGTAGCGCAGCGCAGCAAATATCACTGTCAACCCAGCAGCAGAAAACTGCTAGCAACCAGGTGGTTATTGCTTTGCGCGATATTGATACAGCCAGCTCACGTAATGCACAGTCAGTACGCAGCATTACCGAGATCAGCCAAGATATGATCGACATGTCGGCAGAGTTAAATGCGCTGGTGCAGGAGTTTACATTGGCTCAACAGGATGCAAACCACCAACGCCCTTCGTGA